One Phaseolus vulgaris cultivar G19833 chromosome 2, P. vulgaris v2.0, whole genome shotgun sequence DNA window includes the following coding sequences:
- the LOC137812151 gene encoding uncharacterized protein, translated as MDLAKSKGSGEVLDHVDERVGEDFNQLVEGNAIDAGGGHSLGERVSVSGKDGSPEETCNGLGLNGELKEGLQEVSDRNMGDPQEINDTLHGVDQGTSYSSRNLISGEVPETFVIIDPSAQIDCVSGENTKLEAKPNDSGLSKVSTKVIKGVSEIDKNSCVIDVNRGSCDGFSENLEGEMICRICHLASGQPLEAAPIGTVSSATTNTDLIQLGCACKDELGIAHNHCAEAWFKIKGNRLCEICGETAKNVSDVADHGFMEEWNDTRFIGNDNTSSRRFGGCWRGQPFCNFLMACLVIAFVLPWFFRVNMF; from the exons ATGGATCTGGCAAAAAGCAAAGGCAGTGGTGAAGTTTTGGATCATGTTGATGAAAGGGTGGGTGAGGATTTTAACCAATTGGTTGAAGGAAATGCAATTGATGCAGGAGGTGGACATAGCTTGGGTGAAAGAGTTAGTGTAAGTGGGAAAGATGGGTCTCCTGAAGAAACGTGTAATGGTCTTGGTTTGAATGGGGAGCTAAAGGAGGGGCTACAAGAAGTTAGTGATCGGAACATGGGTGACCCTCAAGAAATTAATGATACATTACACGGGGTTGATCAAGGAACCAGTTATAGTTCAAGAAATTTGATTAGTGGGGAAGTGCCTGAGACTTTTGTTATAATAGATCCTTCCGCTCAGATTGATTGTGTCAGTGGAGAAAATACAAAATTGGAAGCTAAACCTAATGATTCAGGGTTGAGCAAGGTGTCCACGAAAGTAATAAAAGGGGTGTCTGAGATAGATAAAAATTCATGTGTGATTGATGTAAACCGTGGCAGCTGCGACGGTTTTAGTGAGAATTTGGAAGGTGAAATGATTTGTAGGATTTGCCATCTGGCCTCTGGGCAACCATTAGAAGCAGCACCTATTGGCACTGTAAGTAGTGCTACTACTAATACAGATTTGATTCAGCTTGGTTGTGCATGTAAAGATGAGTTAGGTATTGCTCACAATCATTGTGCTGAGGCATGGTTCAAGATTAAAGGAAACAG GTTGTGTGAAATATGTGGTGAGACTGCAAAGAATGTTTCGGACGTTGCTGATCATGGATTTATGGAAGAATGGAATGATACTAGATTCATTGGCAATGATAATACCTCATCCAGAAGGTTTGGTGGATGCTGGCGTGGACAACCATTTTGTAACTTCTTAATGGCATGCCTGGTTATAGCTTTTGTTCTACCATGGTTCTTTCGTGTAAATATGTTCTAG